In a single window of the Polynucleobacter sp. MWH-UH24A genome:
- the cls gene encoding cardiolipin synthase: protein MMHLFTGTIFGYHVPWFVILHVVIAILFFLRIIWVRRPVGVAVSWLLIIVSFPIVGLILYLTIGERPVGRTLTSKIIRMEKEYAKISKAMRQLHEPDRSLLHADAHAISLLAQAKNGTPVAAGNRIELFTNSLEILQHFIDEINRAQQSIHMEFYIWSLGGDADRVGEALIAASKRGVKCRVLLDSLGSSSWFKSAWPDRFAKAKIEVTEALPIQFGRFQFRRADLRLHRKIFIIDGEIAWTGSMNLVDPRTFKQDSGVGEWVDAMVRIQGPVVSQFELTFSYDWSVDNPRVMHFHDRDGLHKKPAGNALAQEFSSGPVYRDDILYQVLLSAILDARQELVITTPYFVPDEGLVQALMAAAHRGVKVKLIVPRLNDSTLVAWSSRSFYSALLGAGVEIAEFKGGLLHTKSLLIDERTAIFGSVNFDQRSLRLNFEISLIVYDQTFCTQLKQLTTSYLKRSQIINRIGWERRPRWRRLLENTAHLASPLL, encoded by the coding sequence ATGATGCACCTGTTCACCGGCACTATTTTTGGGTATCACGTTCCGTGGTTTGTGATCCTGCATGTGGTGATTGCAATCCTATTTTTCTTGCGGATTATCTGGGTTCGGCGCCCAGTAGGCGTGGCAGTTTCGTGGTTACTGATTATTGTTTCCTTTCCTATTGTTGGACTGATTCTCTATTTGACGATTGGTGAGCGGCCAGTTGGCCGAACGCTAACGAGCAAGATCATTCGAATGGAAAAGGAATATGCCAAGATTAGTAAGGCAATGCGACAACTGCATGAGCCTGATCGATCTCTTCTGCATGCCGATGCGCATGCAATTAGTTTGCTTGCGCAAGCTAAGAATGGCACACCAGTAGCCGCTGGGAACCGTATTGAACTCTTTACGAACTCGCTTGAAATCTTGCAGCACTTCATTGATGAGATCAATCGTGCCCAACAATCGATCCACATGGAGTTTTATATTTGGTCATTGGGCGGTGATGCCGATCGAGTCGGCGAGGCCCTGATTGCAGCATCCAAGCGCGGAGTGAAGTGCCGCGTTTTGCTTGATTCTTTGGGAAGTTCTAGCTGGTTTAAATCTGCCTGGCCCGATCGCTTTGCGAAAGCCAAGATTGAGGTGACTGAGGCCTTACCAATTCAGTTTGGTCGTTTTCAGTTTCGGCGTGCTGATCTACGTTTGCATCGCAAGATATTCATCATTGACGGCGAGATTGCATGGACCGGAAGTATGAACTTGGTTGATCCCCGAACCTTTAAACAGGATTCCGGGGTGGGGGAGTGGGTTGATGCCATGGTCCGAATCCAGGGACCAGTTGTTTCACAGTTTGAGCTCACCTTTTCGTACGATTGGAGCGTTGATAACCCACGAGTGATGCATTTTCATGATCGCGATGGTCTTCATAAGAAGCCAGCTGGTAACGCTTTGGCTCAGGAGTTCTCATCGGGACCAGTCTATCGAGACGACATCCTCTATCAAGTCTTGCTTTCTGCCATATTAGACGCTCGTCAAGAGCTTGTCATTACCACCCCGTACTTTGTCCCGGATGAAGGCTTGGTGCAGGCCTTAATGGCCGCGGCTCACCGAGGAGTGAAGGTCAAGTTAATCGTGCCACGCTTAAATGATTCAACCTTAGTTGCATGGAGTAGTCGCAGTTTCTATAGTGCTTTACTGGGCGCCGGAGTCGAAATTGCAGAATTCAAAGGCGGTTTACTACACACCAAGAGTCTTTTAATTGACGAACGCACTGCTATTTTTGGTTCAGTCAATTTTGATCAACGTAGCTTGCGCCTTAATTTTGAGATCAGCCTCATTGTGTACGACCAAACCTTCTGTACTCAACTCAAACAATTAACGACCAGCTATCTAAAACGCTCACAGATTATTAATCGGATCGGGTGGGAACGACGACCACGGTGGCGCAGACTGCTGGAGAACACTGCGCACCTGGCATCGCCCCTACTTTAA
- a CDS encoding YbhB/YbcL family Raf kinase inhibitor-like protein encodes MRLVSSSFQDGAVIPGQYAFCIPNDRGHVCLGSNHNPHLRWDDVPAGTQSFALICHDPDVPSKPDDVNQEGKSVPASLPRIDFFHWVMVDIPKTITEIAAGHYSTEVVPRGKPGPGTHHGAQHGINDYTAWFSGDAEMKGNYFGYDGPCPPWNDSIWHHYIFTVYALNTASLGLGTTFDGKTALAALQRHILASAQITGRYTLNPAVK; translated from the coding sequence ATGCGACTTGTCAGCTCAAGTTTTCAAGATGGTGCGGTAATTCCTGGTCAGTATGCGTTTTGTATCCCCAATGATCGTGGGCATGTGTGTCTTGGATCAAATCACAACCCCCATTTGCGCTGGGACGATGTTCCCGCTGGTACACAATCATTCGCTTTGATTTGTCATGATCCCGATGTTCCTTCAAAACCCGATGATGTCAATCAAGAGGGTAAATCGGTTCCCGCCTCTCTGCCTCGTATTGATTTCTTTCACTGGGTCATGGTCGATATCCCTAAAACGATTACTGAGATCGCAGCGGGTCACTATTCAACTGAAGTAGTCCCCCGTGGCAAACCCGGTCCTGGAACGCACCATGGAGCCCAGCACGGTATTAATGATTACACCGCATGGTTCTCAGGTGACGCTGAAATGAAGGGGAATTACTTTGGCTATGACGGCCCATGCCCCCCATGGAATGACAGTATCTGGCATCACTATATTTTCACGGTCTACGCCCTAAATACAGCATCGTTGGGCCTCGGTACCACCTTTGATGGCAAAACCGCTCTTGCGGCTCTACAACGTCATATTTTGGCTAGCGCTCAGATCACGGGTCGTTACACCCTTAATCCCGCTGTTAAATAA
- a CDS encoding (2Fe-2S)-binding protein, with product MADVICLCNQIWDEDLREYLATHEINSIEELRQEASICNKCMQCEELVQTEIYHARIRRQQQSS from the coding sequence ATGGCTGACGTCATATGTCTATGTAATCAAATTTGGGATGAGGATTTGCGAGAGTATCTAGCAACTCATGAAATTAACTCCATTGAGGAGTTGCGCCAAGAGGCATCAATTTGCAATAAATGCATGCAATGCGAAGAGCTTGTTCAAACTGAAATTTATCATGCGCGCATTCGACGTCAGCAACAATCATCCTAG
- a CDS encoding CaiB/BaiF CoA-transferase family protein codes for MRPLDGITVVALEHVIAAPFATRQLADLGARVIKIERPGAGDFARNYDQRAKGMSSHFTWVNRSKESLTLDLKHESALEILRKLLETADVFVQNLAPGAAARMGLTPQTLQASNPKLIYCNLSGYGENGPYRDKKAYDLLIQSEAGLLSITGTPETPSKVGISIADIAAGMYTYTNILAALLQRQKTGKGSVIDISMLEALGEWMGYPMYYSMDGATPPPRTGASHATIFPYGPYLAGDGKTIMLGLQNEREWALFCEKVLLQPELATDVRFDKNFKRNENRVELNAIILKIFSAMTSEQVLAKLEEAQIANASLNDMHQFWDHPQLRARERWHSVESPNGLIPALLPPGINTAYEYRMDKIPGVGEHTEAILKELGYSQEQISQFKEKGSI; via the coding sequence ATGCGACCTTTGGACGGTATTACAGTCGTTGCTCTCGAGCACGTCATCGCAGCACCTTTTGCCACGCGTCAATTAGCCGATCTTGGCGCACGTGTTATTAAGATTGAGCGTCCCGGTGCAGGTGACTTTGCACGTAACTACGATCAACGTGCCAAGGGGATGTCTTCGCATTTCACTTGGGTAAATCGCTCCAAAGAAAGCTTAACCCTCGATCTCAAACACGAATCTGCCCTAGAAATTCTACGAAAACTCCTTGAGACGGCCGATGTGTTTGTCCAAAACCTCGCCCCCGGTGCAGCGGCTCGGATGGGTTTAACTCCTCAAACATTACAGGCAAGCAATCCTAAATTAATTTATTGCAATCTCTCTGGCTATGGTGAGAATGGGCCGTATCGGGATAAAAAAGCCTATGACCTTCTAATTCAGAGTGAGGCGGGACTCTTATCCATCACTGGCACCCCTGAGACCCCCAGTAAGGTTGGTATTTCCATTGCGGATATTGCCGCGGGTATGTACACATACACCAATATTTTGGCTGCCCTATTGCAGCGACAAAAGACGGGTAAAGGATCGGTCATTGATATTTCCATGCTCGAAGCACTTGGGGAGTGGATGGGCTATCCGATGTACTACAGTATGGATGGTGCTACCCCTCCACCGCGTACCGGTGCTTCGCATGCCACCATCTTTCCTTATGGTCCTTATTTGGCTGGTGATGGCAAAACGATTATGTTGGGCCTTCAGAATGAGCGGGAGTGGGCATTGTTTTGCGAGAAAGTACTTTTACAGCCCGAGCTCGCGACCGATGTGCGCTTTGATAAAAACTTCAAACGCAATGAGAACCGCGTGGAACTCAATGCGATTATCTTGAAGATCTTCTCTGCAATGACGAGCGAACAGGTTTTAGCCAAACTCGAGGAGGCGCAGATTGCCAATGCCTCTTTAAATGATATGCATCAGTTTTGGGATCACCCACAATTGCGTGCGCGCGAACGTTGGCATTCGGTGGAATCACCGAATGGCCTCATCCCTGCCTTATTACCTCCAGGTATCAATACTGCCTATGAGTATCGGATGGACAAAATTCCGGGAGTTGGTGAACACACCGAGGCAATCCTAAAAGAGCTGGGGTATTCACAGGAACAGATCAGTCAGTTCAAGGAAAAAGGCAGTATTTAA
- a CDS encoding TIGR00730 family Rossman fold protein, whose protein sequence is MSITICVFCGSRTGSNPGWSTASKQLGSEIAKHGWRLVFGGGGGGLMGELARGAIASHGTVIGIIPNFLTEAEPVIQDLSELYVVESMIERKEMMVDLSDIFIVLPGGIGTIEELFEVWTGNHVKAYSKPILIVNLDGFFDDLLSFAKKQYENGFLIERHFSHITVVTTIPEAIAFLQLKAR, encoded by the coding sequence ATGTCAATCACCATTTGCGTCTTTTGTGGATCTCGAACTGGATCAAATCCAGGATGGTCAACTGCGAGTAAGCAATTGGGTTCTGAAATCGCTAAGCATGGCTGGAGACTTGTCTTTGGGGGCGGCGGTGGAGGGTTAATGGGCGAGCTCGCTCGAGGAGCAATCGCATCGCATGGAACGGTAATCGGGATTATTCCCAACTTCCTTACGGAGGCCGAACCCGTCATTCAAGATCTATCCGAGCTTTATGTGGTTGAAAGTATGATCGAGCGTAAAGAGATGATGGTTGATCTCTCGGATATCTTTATTGTTTTGCCTGGCGGGATTGGCACGATCGAGGAGCTCTTTGAGGTTTGGACCGGCAATCATGTGAAGGCCTACTCCAAGCCGATTTTGATCGTGAATCTTGATGGCTTCTTCGATGACCTACTTTCCTTTGCTAAGAAGCAATACGAGAATGGGTTTTTAATTGAGCGTCATTTTTCCCATATTACTGTTGTTACCACAATCCCCGAGGCAATTGCATTTCTGCAATTGAAGGCACGGTAA
- a CDS encoding ATP-binding cassette domain-containing protein has product MDKLLSLRNVGVIRDGRTILQSDDLHIPLTGITALIGPNGAGKTTLLRLIHGLIEPSIGQCERPFAPNESALVFHYTPMLKATVREHLTLLRDTDRTIRDEAIDEALQSVGIAHLANNPAQRLSAGERQKLCFARARLQNPKLVLLDEPTANLDPNASDDVEQMIAQLAKDGKAVLFASHNMAQVKRLATHLIFMQDGKILEISSPGVFFKNPQTKEGSQFLAREFIAQ; this is encoded by the coding sequence ATGGATAAATTACTAAGCCTGCGTAATGTTGGGGTCATCCGAGATGGGCGCACCATTTTGCAATCCGATGATCTCCATATTCCATTAACAGGCATTACTGCCCTGATTGGTCCAAATGGGGCTGGTAAAACGACCTTGTTGCGCTTAATCCATGGCTTAATTGAACCCTCGATTGGTCAATGCGAGCGACCGTTTGCGCCCAATGAGAGCGCCCTGGTCTTTCATTACACGCCGATGCTCAAGGCAACCGTTCGTGAGCACCTCACCCTCTTAAGAGATACCGATCGAACCATTCGCGATGAGGCAATTGATGAAGCCTTGCAATCGGTTGGAATTGCGCATTTAGCCAATAATCCCGCGCAACGCCTCTCTGCTGGAGAGCGTCAAAAGTTATGCTTTGCTCGTGCTCGCTTACAAAACCCAAAATTGGTCCTGCTTGATGAGCCAACCGCCAATCTAGACCCCAACGCAAGCGATGATGTTGAGCAGATGATTGCTCAATTAGCCAAGGATGGGAAAGCCGTTTTATTTGCCTCCCACAATATGGCTCAGGTCAAGCGTTTAGCAACCCATCTAATCTTTATGCAAGACGGCAAAATCCTTGAAATAAGCTCGCCCGGGGTCTTCTTTAAAAACCCTCAGACCAAAGAGGGATCCCAGTTTCTTGCTCGAGAATTTATTGCACAATAA
- a CDS encoding endonuclease/exonuclease/phosphatase family protein, with the protein MRAFDVSNNHPSAILPASGLRVITINMHKGMSPLKIDSTVYRLRQRLRSHHPDLIFIQELQQENLRRQKRLVAWPKHEITHFLADGFYADWHYGKNAEYRHGHHGNAILSKFPLHKGHNYDISAYRFERRGLLHSTIQLAEGPLIHCFCVHLALLQRGRERQVDAILQHIETLSKHEPSIIAGDFNDWRNSASEPMSEAGFVDAFESLYGVPAKTFPSAKPMLAMDRIYVRGLKIHKAQVLTEWSKLSDHLAIYAELGH; encoded by the coding sequence ATGCGCGCATTCGACGTCAGCAACAATCATCCTAGTGCGATTCTGCCTGCCTCAGGCTTGCGAGTTATCACGATTAATATGCACAAAGGGATGTCCCCACTAAAAATTGACTCGACTGTCTATCGTTTGCGCCAGCGTTTGAGGTCTCATCATCCCGACTTAATCTTTATTCAAGAGTTGCAGCAGGAAAACTTACGTCGGCAGAAACGGTTAGTTGCCTGGCCTAAGCATGAGATTACTCATTTTCTGGCCGATGGATTTTATGCGGACTGGCATTATGGAAAAAATGCCGAATATCGACATGGCCATCACGGTAATGCCATTCTCTCTAAATTTCCACTGCACAAAGGACATAATTACGATATCTCAGCCTATCGGTTTGAACGCCGTGGCCTTTTGCATTCCACCATTCAATTAGCAGAAGGCCCATTAATTCATTGTTTTTGTGTCCATCTTGCCTTGCTACAACGTGGGCGAGAGCGCCAAGTGGACGCTATCTTACAGCATATTGAGACCCTATCGAAGCATGAACCCAGCATTATTGCGGGCGACTTTAATGACTGGCGTAATTCAGCGAGTGAGCCGATGAGCGAAGCAGGCTTTGTGGACGCGTTTGAGAGTTTGTATGGCGTACCGGCTAAAACTTTTCCAAGTGCTAAGCCAATGTTAGCGATGGATCGAATCTACGTACGCGGTCTGAAGATTCATAAAGCGCAAGTATTGACCGAATGGTCCAAACTATCGGATCATTTGGCGATATACGCAGAATTAGGTCACTAA
- a CDS encoding ABC transporter permease, whose protein sequence is MSSTFLDAFALLAHLDAAIVRIVITSLQVSITALILGTLVGLPLGAWLATEEFAGKRVAIVILNSMMGIPTVIVGVLVYLILSRSGPFGEWGWLFTVKGMIVAQFFITTPLIAALSRQLLEDSWKIHRDTFMALRLPYFSRLKWLIWDCRFSLTIAILAGFARAISEVGAVMIVGGNIDRVTRTMTTAIALETSKGDLAFALSLGIVLLGIVILANIFIFVVRQIAERRYG, encoded by the coding sequence ATGAGCTCAACGTTTTTGGATGCCTTTGCACTCTTGGCCCATCTCGATGCGGCCATCGTGCGTATTGTCATCACCTCCTTACAGGTCAGCATCACAGCGTTGATACTGGGAACCCTGGTCGGGCTTCCCCTTGGAGCTTGGCTTGCTACTGAAGAGTTTGCAGGTAAACGCGTAGCGATTGTGATCCTCAATAGCATGATGGGGATACCGACGGTCATTGTGGGTGTTTTGGTGTACTTGATCTTGTCAAGAAGTGGTCCCTTTGGGGAATGGGGCTGGTTGTTCACTGTTAAAGGGATGATCGTGGCACAGTTTTTTATCACCACCCCTTTAATTGCAGCCCTTAGCCGCCAATTACTAGAAGACTCGTGGAAGATTCATCGGGATACCTTTATGGCCTTGCGCCTACCTTATTTTTCCCGTCTGAAATGGTTGATTTGGGATTGTCGCTTCTCATTAACAATCGCCATTCTGGCTGGCTTTGCCCGCGCGATCTCGGAGGTCGGGGCGGTAATGATTGTTGGCGGCAATATTGATCGAGTAACGCGCACGATGACCACTGCGATTGCTCTTGAGACCAGCAAGGGTGATCTTGCATTTGCTTTATCGCTTGGTATCGTCCTGCTTGGTATTGTGATATTGGCAAATATATTCATATTTGTGGTTCGACAGATTGCGGAGCGGCGGTATGGATAA
- the cynS gene encoding cyanase produces the protein MNREVVTQKIIEAKVKKKLKWADIAKSIGESKEWVTAGCLGQMTFTKAQAEAAGKLFDLTDEEMAWLQIVPYKGSLPTAVPTDPLIYRWYEIVSVYGTTIKELIHEEFGDGIMSAIDFSMDIQREPDPKGDRVQVVLSGKYLAYKTY, from the coding sequence ATGAATCGTGAAGTTGTCACTCAAAAAATTATTGAGGCCAAAGTTAAGAAGAAATTAAAGTGGGCCGATATTGCCAAATCGATTGGGGAATCCAAAGAGTGGGTTACCGCAGGATGCTTAGGTCAAATGACTTTTACTAAGGCTCAAGCAGAAGCCGCTGGAAAATTATTTGATCTAACCGATGAAGAGATGGCGTGGTTACAAATTGTTCCATACAAAGGGTCGTTACCAACGGCCGTACCAACTGACCCACTTATTTACCGCTGGTATGAAATTGTGAGCGTCTACGGCACAACCATCAAAGAATTAATTCATGAAGAATTTGGCGATGGCATTATGAGTGCAATTGATTTCTCGATGGATATTCAACGGGAACCCGATCCAAAAGGTGATCGTGTTCAGGTTGTCCTATCCGGGAAATACCTGGCTTACAAAACGTACTAA
- a CDS encoding ABC transporter ATP-binding protein: MQTNIDFLKVENLSKTYVAGSPPVFENVNFDIQQGEFVCIIGHSGCGKTTILNVLAGLEEASSGYTYMLGREIKGPSLERGVVFQGHALMPWMTVLQNINFAVKSKYPDWPKAKITAHSEKYIELVGLGAAKQKRPSELSGGMKQRVGIARAFAIEPKMLLLDEPFGALDALTRGVIQDELLKICASTKQTVFMITHDVDEAILLSDKIMLMSNGPNARIAEIVENTLPKNRERATMHHDPMYYPMRNHLVDFLVHRSKLVQQSSHATHNQNNVRDITQRLKPRLVRPGKEQMVSNQSTQMN, from the coding sequence ATGCAGACTAATATTGATTTCTTGAAGGTTGAAAATCTCTCCAAAACGTATGTCGCTGGATCTCCTCCTGTTTTTGAGAATGTCAATTTCGACATCCAACAAGGTGAATTTGTTTGCATCATTGGCCACTCGGGCTGTGGCAAGACGACTATTTTGAATGTCTTAGCTGGCTTAGAAGAAGCAAGCTCAGGATACACCTATATGTTGGGTCGAGAAATTAAAGGGCCCAGTCTAGAACGTGGTGTGGTGTTTCAAGGTCATGCGTTGATGCCTTGGATGACTGTATTGCAAAACATTAATTTTGCAGTGAAATCGAAATACCCAGACTGGCCCAAAGCAAAAATTACGGCCCATTCCGAGAAATACATTGAATTAGTTGGCTTAGGTGCCGCAAAGCAAAAAAGGCCTTCTGAATTATCAGGAGGTATGAAACAACGCGTTGGCATTGCCCGTGCATTTGCCATTGAACCAAAAATGCTGTTATTGGATGAACCGTTTGGCGCGCTGGATGCCCTAACCCGTGGAGTCATTCAAGACGAGCTACTCAAGATTTGTGCTTCAACCAAGCAAACCGTATTCATGATTACGCATGATGTGGACGAAGCGATTTTGTTATCCGACAAAATTATGCTCATGAGCAATGGTCCAAATGCGCGGATCGCCGAAATTGTTGAGAACACGCTTCCCAAAAATCGTGAGCGCGCCACCATGCACCACGATCCCATGTACTACCCGATGCGAAATCATCTCGTTGACTTCCTAGTACATCGCTCAAAATTGGTGCAGCAAAGCTCGCATGCCACTCATAACCAAAATAATGTTCGGGATATAACCCAGCGCTTAAAGCCTCGACTTGTAAGGCCAGGAAAAGAACAAATGGTTTCAAATCAATCAACTCAAATGAACTAA
- a CDS encoding CmpA/NrtA family ABC transporter substrate-binding protein, translating to MSIHKPFDPDRPLFSSRCSCGMHASAAEHEAAKLQKINEEQESANFIEASLVKALFPQEARRRAFLRAVGTGGAMGALSGFLPVGALQAMAQEKAPLEKRDLKIGFIAITCATPLIMADPLGFYKKQGLNVTLNKTAGWALIRDKMLSKEHDASHFLSPMPIAMSMGLGSDPSQMRVATIQNTNGQAITLANKHKDKRDPKMWKGMKFAVPFEYSMHNFLLRYYVAQAGLDPDKDIQIRVTPPPEMVANLRAGNIDGFLGPDPFNQRAVYDEVGFITILTKDIWDGHPCCAFGTSEEFIRKNPNTFAALYRAVINASTMARNPENRPLIAKVISPQNYLNQPETVVMQVLTGKFADGLGNVQNVPDRIDFNPIPWYSMATWMLTQMQRWGYVKGDVNYKDISEKVFLLTDARKYMQETNAPITAQAKASTGNPKFKIMGREFDPATAATYSKSFAISKT from the coding sequence ATGAGTATTCATAAGCCATTTGATCCTGATCGTCCTCTATTTAGTAGCCGCTGCAGTTGCGGCATGCACGCATCAGCTGCAGAGCACGAGGCCGCTAAATTACAAAAGATCAATGAAGAGCAAGAAAGTGCTAATTTCATTGAAGCAAGTCTTGTCAAAGCTCTTTTTCCTCAAGAGGCTCGCCGGCGTGCATTTTTAAGAGCCGTAGGAACTGGCGGTGCAATGGGTGCCCTTTCGGGATTTCTTCCAGTAGGTGCGTTACAGGCCATGGCTCAAGAAAAAGCACCCTTAGAAAAAAGGGATCTCAAGATTGGATTTATTGCGATCACCTGCGCCACACCACTCATCATGGCCGACCCTCTGGGTTTTTACAAAAAACAAGGATTAAATGTCACATTAAATAAGACTGCTGGTTGGGCATTAATTCGCGACAAAATGCTGAGCAAAGAACATGATGCATCGCATTTTCTCTCGCCAATGCCAATCGCCATGTCGATGGGACTCGGCTCCGATCCAAGTCAAATGCGTGTTGCAACCATCCAAAACACTAACGGTCAAGCGATTACTTTAGCTAATAAACATAAAGACAAGCGCGACCCGAAGATGTGGAAAGGCATGAAGTTTGCTGTGCCCTTTGAATATTCCATGCACAACTTCTTACTTCGCTATTACGTAGCCCAGGCTGGACTTGATCCCGATAAAGATATCCAGATTCGGGTAACGCCACCACCTGAGATGGTTGCCAATTTACGCGCGGGCAATATTGATGGTTTCCTTGGGCCCGATCCATTTAATCAGCGTGCCGTATATGACGAAGTAGGATTTATTACCATTCTGACGAAAGATATTTGGGACGGTCATCCTTGCTGTGCATTTGGTACCTCTGAGGAGTTTATTCGGAAGAACCCCAATACCTTTGCAGCGTTGTATCGCGCCGTCATCAACGCATCCACAATGGCTCGCAACCCCGAAAACCGTCCATTGATTGCCAAAGTGATCTCTCCGCAAAACTACCTCAATCAACCCGAAACAGTCGTTATGCAAGTATTGACTGGTAAGTTTGCTGATGGACTAGGTAACGTACAAAACGTACCAGATCGAATCGATTTCAATCCGATTCCTTGGTACTCGATGGCTACATGGATGCTCACCCAAATGCAGCGGTGGGGATATGTCAAAGGTGATGTGAACTACAAGGATATTTCGGAGAAGGTATTCCTACTCACCGATGCGAGAAAGTACATGCAAGAAACGAATGCGCCGATTACTGCGCAAGCGAAGGCTAGTACTGGAAATCCAAAGTTCAAGATTATGGGTCGTGAATTTGATCCTGCTACTGCGGCTACCTACAGCAAGTCGTTTGCGATCTCAAAAACATAG
- the ntrB gene encoding nitrate ABC transporter permease — protein sequence MMNSIKLKGALLSVILFLMMLAVWHLATAPKSGINQPDRASTTTASSGNSEYDLLMGKGSKDVAPAQKSGFPTLTQMGETFYKQLSDPFYDKGPNDKGIGIQLAYSLARVSLGFLLALVVALPVGFLIGMSPLLSAALNPFIQILKPISPLAWMPIALYTIKDSSISGVFVIFICSIWPMLINTAFGVASVRKELLNVAKTLEVNPIRKAFKVILPAAAPTILTGMRISMGIAWLVIVAAEMLVGGTGIGYFLWNEWNNLAISSVLFAIVVIGFVGMLLDMLFAKLQKMVTYAD from the coding sequence ATGATGAACTCCATCAAGCTAAAAGGTGCCCTGCTGTCCGTCATTCTATTTTTAATGATGTTGGCAGTATGGCATCTAGCCACGGCTCCTAAGTCAGGTATTAATCAACCAGATCGGGCATCGACCACGACCGCATCGAGTGGGAATTCTGAATATGACCTACTAATGGGTAAGGGCAGCAAGGATGTAGCCCCTGCTCAGAAATCTGGATTTCCAACCTTAACGCAAATGGGGGAGACTTTTTACAAACAACTTTCTGATCCCTTTTATGACAAAGGTCCAAACGATAAAGGGATTGGGATTCAGCTGGCGTATTCATTAGCCCGCGTTAGTCTTGGTTTTTTATTAGCGCTTGTTGTGGCGTTGCCAGTTGGCTTTCTAATTGGCATGTCCCCACTACTTTCGGCGGCGCTTAATCCATTCATTCAGATATTAAAACCAATCTCTCCCCTTGCCTGGATGCCAATCGCACTCTATACGATCAAGGACTCATCGATATCTGGTGTTTTTGTGATTTTCATCTGCTCAATCTGGCCGATGTTAATTAACACAGCCTTCGGGGTTGCCAGCGTTCGCAAGGAATTGCTCAATGTTGCCAAAACTCTTGAAGTCAATCCGATCCGTAAAGCATTTAAAGTGATTCTGCCGGCGGCAGCACCAACCATTCTCACAGGAATGCGGATTTCTATGGGAATTGCCTGGCTAGTGATTGTTGCTGCTGAAATGCTCGTTGGCGGGACTGGGATTGGCTATTTCCTCTGGAACGAATGGAACAACTTAGCAATTTCAAGTGTGCTTTTTGCCATTGTGGTGATTGGTTTTGTGGGCATGCTCCTCGACATGTTGTTCGCCAAATTACAAAAGATGGTGACTTATGCAGACTAA